The DNA sequence ACTTTCTTCTTCCACTCGGCTGCGTCGCTCAGTTctttgctctgattggttgtccGGCTCTTCTGtgaatcaaaaacaaaccaagaaaTTAAACTACTTTTCAAAACCATTCAAGAATGTGAATTAGTCTGGAGACGGCAGGCATATCCGGCTGactattttaaaaatatatttcaatacagttactgtgtgtgtgtgtgtgtgtgtgtgtgtgtgtgtgtgtgagaggttcAAGAATCAAGAATCATGGACCTGAGTCAAatgacctttttttaaatttacataaAATCAGGTGAACAAGCTGCTAGTTTACTTACAGTCTATTTATAGATATCAGTACTTgtaataatttcatatttttaatgcaTAACTTTGATAAGTTATAAAACTTACAAACACAATCATGGTATCCATGGATCTTAAAGTCAATCTTAACCaataaaagtcttaaatatttGCCCTCGTGCATTCAACCCTTAAACTTTTCTGtacttttcatttgaaatattatCTTGATAAGACCAGATTAGTTTTTTCTTAGTTCAGGCTCATGTTTGAGTTTTAGTGGAGCTTCCTTCAGTTTGGTTCTGACGTGTTGTTGGAGCCGATCACTGCAGAATGGTGAGAAACATGGTTTAGTTTTACTGTGTCGAGTTTTATTCTTTCTAAGATGAAACTGTTGTTTGAATTTTGTGGTGAATCCATTTGCAAAGACAGGACACGACTTTGCAACTGATGGGCTGAGagataaatgaaagaaagatggtaaatctgatttgatttattctcaGTATCAGGTTGTGACTGTTTGTAGAAATCATCCGAATAAACCTGGAATCTTTACTTCAAACAAATGACCTTTGTATTTGGTTATTGCTTCTTCAGATGTCaagatgaagtgtgtgtgtttacttcccCGGCACCGCACTGCCCTCTGTGTTTGGGATTATTTAACTACAtgtattatattgtaataacctacagtgaaattaaatgtgaaaataatatGACAGAGGACTaatcaacagaaataaaatgaccttatataattacaaatatattttatgtgcATTACAGACACTGTTTGAATTAACTGTACAAGAAACCAGAGATTAAAACACCACAGcagattataaaaaatatataatatttaaatatataaagaggTTAATAACTATGGGATAGTTGTACACACTCCATCActgtaggtggcgctgtgagcGGTTCCCTGTGTTTTCCTCCTTGTTCCGGGTCATGTGATGTAACCGGATGTATTCAGCAGCTGATGatccaacatggaggagaagtCATCGGGACCCGGGGACAGAACCGGGACCGCGGCTGAGAAGCTGCGGCTCCTCCGGCAACAGGAGCTGGATCTCTGGAGGAAGAACGCGCCGCGGCTCCGGAGAAGGAACCTGATCACCGGCCTGGGCATCGGAGCCTTCGTGGTGGGGATGTGTATCCTTTACATAGTCTGGTCCCAAACCTTCATGTATAATGGTCCCTCACTGTTTACCTGTTCTCACCATTACATAGACTGGTCCCTGACCATTACATAGACTGGTCCTTCACTGTTTACCTGTTCTCACCATTACATAGACTGGTCCCAAACCTTCATGTATAATGGTCCCTGACCTTTACATAGACTGGTCCTTCACTGTTTACCTGTTCTCACCTCTACATAGACTGGTCCCTCACCATTACATAGACTAGTCCCAAACCTTTACATAGACTGGTCCCTCTCCTTTACATAGACAGGTCCCTCACCTTTACATAGTCTGGTCCCAAACCTTCATGTATAATGGTCCCTCACTGTTTACCTGTTCTCACCATTACATAGACTGGTCCCAAACCTTCATGTATAATGGTCCCTGACCTTTACATAGACTGGTCCTTCACTGTTTACCTGTTCTCACCTCTACATAGACTGGTCCCTCACCATTACATAGACTGGTCCTTCACTGTTTACCTGTTCTCACCTCTACATAGACTGGTCCCTCATCTTTACATAGACTGATCCCTCACCTTTACATAGACTGGTCCCTCTCCTTTACATAGACAGGTCCCTCACCTTTACATAGACAGGTCCCTCTCCATGATTTAACACAGATACTAATGGTCTCTACACTGAACACAGTGTTGTTTCCTTCATCCTGCCGTCTCCAGTCACTTACACCATCCTGTCGGTGAAGCAGGAGAGAATCGTGGAGGAGCTGGATGAAGAGTCCAGGATCCGGATCTACCGAGGACCTCGGACTGGAGCCAACTCCTGAGCTGCTGGGGATCAGCACCTGTGACATCACAGCCACTCTAACTTATTTAACAAGGACGAACTCActatgtttcttttctgtttgggTTTCATAAAATTCACAAATGAAATCAACGGTTTGTGAACTTTGTTATTTGTGTTGATCATTGTACTTTTCACATGTGGAAACACTAAATATGTACAGATCCAGATCTTCCAGTGAATCCACAAtagagatttatttatttacttatccTAGAAATTCTCATATAAGCCTACAATTCAGTACATGTACAAAGTACACAAAGTAAAGAGTAATAAATACTTAATGTATATTAATATCTATCGGGTGTAAAAGGAGTTTTCTTTACAGTACATTCCTATTTGTACCAAattctatcaatcaatcaaattgtatttgtatagcccatattcacaaatcccagtttgtctcataggctTTAACAGggtgagacatcctctgttcttaaccctcaacaagagtaaggaaaaactactaaaaacccttttaacagggtaaagaaggtagaaacctcagagacacatgtgaggatccgtctcccaggacggacagaagtgcaatagatgtcaagtgtaaaggagaacatcaagataaaggttttagcagcattgataagggtaaacatttacagtatagtataagtataactgaaggtcaatgaaatGGTGGATTATCTACATCTTCTTTAAATCAGTTTCCCTCTGGTCCTCCGGAGGGTCACGGGTTGAGCCAGCTGACATTGGGGCAGactacatcctggacaggtcaccagccaatcacagggccCAGTTCATTTCCGCTGCTTGAAAACGACTGGGCAGATTCCACAGAGAGTTAGAACCATTGAACCCAGTTTAATTCATCCACATCACACTGTGACGTCAGGTGGtttcatttagtttcatttGGTTCATCAGCTTCACCTCCTGATGCTgtgaaactccagagaatctaGAACAATGAAGCTTTTACAACAACGACTTCTAGACCCACATGAGGAACTTTCAGTATATAGAACTATAAGCAGTTTATATACTGAGCAGTAAATTAACAGTGAAGTCGTTCTATAAACTGAATGTAGAAGCctgagagaaagtgtgtgtttacaccaaATACTGCTCAGTTATAGTTGTTAtagtatatttgtatatttcatctttttctctgaTCTCTGGTCTGTTTGGGCAGTTGGAGGCTTGTGGTAACTCGCCAGCgtggccactagagggcgctAGAACTCTTTCACTGGGGTTTCAAACGGTTTCATGattcttgtgtttgtgtaaaatgacaTCAAGTCAGTGCAGAAACCCAGAGTGAGAAACTAACAGCTTCAACATGGACAGAATAAAGACTCATAAATATAAAcccagagacaggaagtgacacggaacatcattttgtttctcttggttttattcatgtttgtcTTGTTTACATCTTCGTCTTCTTCACCGACTCTGCTCCACAAACCAACGGCTCCTTCACAATGGTTGGAGGGAGGGgttttaatatatgtatatatttgtatataatatattaatatatatactatatacagtcaatgggGGCAACCAGGGAGGGCCAATCAAATTCCTGGAGGATGAGCTCACTGGCCAATAGCCTCACTTCTGAtcttctgctgcagtttgttgttCCCACAGATTTCTGGGGATGAATGTGATTTTATTCCAGATCAGGTTGAGAGAAGATAAGAGGAGAAACAACCACaggcctgagtgtgtgtgtgtgtgtgtgtgtgtgtgtgtgtgtgtgtgtgtgtgtgacgtgcaCGCCATGCATGTGCCTTCCTCGGGTGAACCCAAGTCAGACCATGGAGCTAACCCCATGTTACTGAAAGTAGACTTTCCTGTGTAGTTACTGTAACATGGAATTACCCGAGGCGGGTCCGGTGCCGGACGGGTTCAGAGCCTGAGGTCGACAACACGTCCAGTTAAAACGAGCCAAGTGACGTGATTGGCTGGAGAGTGCTCCCACAATGCacggtgccccccccccccccccccccccccgtggtgACCAGGCTGCTCCTCAGCcaactctgctgctctctgcccccccaactgaaaaataaaaaccagtaCACGTGTATCACAGACGGTTCAGaaatccaccagggggcgtgtTACACTGAGAGGACTGAGAGCTTGGTGACGTTTTGTGTCCTTAAGTCCAAACAGACGTGGAAACACACCCAGAGGAACGAGACCCAGTTTACCCACAGATCACAGCGTGAAGGAAGAGCCTCACAGAGAAGGTTTAACAGGAACGAGTTCACGAGTAGAAAGAGAACAAACGAAATATGAACATGAAGCAACAGATCCAGTGAAATTCATTCAACCTTGATTTTAACTCAGGAATAAGTTGAGGTAGGAACTGTGGATAGAAACTAACGAGACATTCcaagacacagagaaaagtaaaagcatGAGGAGTAAACACAGCACATACAatttaatataaagaaaaatgaatcaatTGAACGGAAACTAGAACAAGAACAACtggatttaaataaagtgaGATTTAAAACCTAAATTGAGCTTCAGATGTTATTTGTCTGATTCCATGTTGCAGGTGCACGATGAGAGAAACTGGATCAACTGAGCTcagtgaaaacagctttaaataaCTGTGTTCAGCTCGGCTCAGACCTGGTGTCTGATCCGGTGTCTGATCCGGTGTGAACAGGAAGAACCTGGAGAGACGAGGAACTTCACTCACTCAACTCTTTGTTTCTTCAGTCATGatggtcgttcatctcagtgGAACTCTCACGATTTCTAAACAGGTGGTGAGATGGTGACGTGTGAAGCAGGAAACATGAGGAAGGATTAATATCatcattgtgtttcttctttatttGTGAAAGTGTGATAAAAgtagtttttcttgttttaactGTTTGCATCAGCTGTAAAATCCTCCGTGTCAGGAGGTCGAACATGTAAACATGTCATCTGAACAGATGTTAAACATCTGCACAGGCAAACCACAGAGAAGCTGAGGGATCGATCCTGTTCAGTGTTTGAGAAGCTTCAGTCAAAAACCAggactttttatttcatgtgatgAAACAGTGAAAGTTCTTTAATCTTTTCAGTCTTTACAGATTCATGTTTAAATCCTCAGCAttataaatgatttaatatcCTCTCCTGTGTCAACATGTcctgcatatgtgtgtgtgtgtgtgtagatgtgtgtagatgtgtagatgtgtgtaggtgtgtgtaggtgtgtgtaggtgtgtgtatgtgtgtaggtgtgtgtaggtgtgtgtatgtgtgtagatgtgtgtaggtgtgtagatgtgtagatgtgtgtaggTGTCTAtatctccagcagcagcctgtccAGACTtgtctttatgtgtttgtaTAGGTAGAGGTCAGACTAGTGTAACTTCAGGGccatgcaggtgtgtgtgtgtgtgtgtgtgtgtgtgtgtgtggggggggggggggactttgtgtgtctgtgagtgtgtgtgtggggggggggggactttgtgtgtctgtgagtgtgtgtgtgggccagGTAAATTGTACAACTGGTGTTTGCAGTTtgcaaagagaagaaaaaaacgctGCATCACAATAATAAACCTATTAGTGGACGTGGATcacaggtgcattgtgggacgTTGCTGGTTGAATCCTCTACTTGCTGCAGCGTTAACTTGAGTTTGAATCAGTGTCAGTTTTGCTTCCGTTCAGGTCCTAGAACATCTTTTCATACGAGACACAGACTGAATAAAACAGCAGATTCATTTACATCCTCTTCTTTATTCAACGTAAACCTTGTGCAGTTTCTGTTCATAACGAACTTGTTGTTGAATCAATAAGGAACAGGAGGAATAGAGTTTGCCACGGCCAGGATCTGACTGTTTCTCTTTGGTTCAGTAGTGTAAATGTTTGTcggtgaagaggaagaggagcagcccagaggagcagagggaaactAACTGTTAGAAGACGGAGGCTGGAACTTGAGGTATGTGTGAGGCAGGCACGGACAGGCCACGCGTAGTGAGCAGGATCTCAAACCGACGCTCTGAGCGGCTCTCATTCAATCTGCTGTTTAATTGTTCGCTGCAGGTCGGACTCGTGCATCAGATGTGACCCGGTTTAAACCAGATTCACTGACTTAAAGATCCACATCCTCAGCTGTGACCGGATCATCAGCTGAGGATGTTCAGGACTCTGACGACTCAACAGACAGAAGCTCCATCGTGTTATTATATCATAAACAGATATCTGAATATAACAGCACAGAACAGAGAGTGTGGATAAAAGAGCAGAACGTTTtatatctattattattattttacagtcaTTTCATTCACAATGGATTTATCTCTCCAGGGAAAGTGTGGTGACTTAATGTTACATGTTGTATACTATTACATTTGTACATATAGacatgtatattattattataataattatatatatgtcTATTTCAAagttcacacatgtacaaatacTCTATATATCCTTGTGCGATCATCCCGTGTATTTAtctgattttattctatttttatactttcacataAAGTCGTCCTcattgctgctgtaacaagtgaatcttaacttatcttattgATATATTaacttatcttaacttatcttattgatatcttaacttatcttaacttatcttattgatatcttaacttaacttaacttatctTAACTAATGGACGACAGCTCAACTCAAAAGCATCTACAAGTTGAATGTAATGAATCATAATTATCATAGTTATTGTTCTGTATTCAATACTTTAGTTACTTTAAGCATGTTTTACTAATAATGGCTAAATGCCTTTAATTAACAGTTAAAGTAGCTTTagatgagttttttttaatctggtCTCTAACAGACGATCACTGCGTCGTGTGGAACTAAACGTTCTGCTGCTGGTTCCAGGTCTTTGCTTTAATTTGACTGAATCCTGTGGAACAACTgatttctctctgcctccacatgtgaaaacacacatggtCCAACAAAGATTcccaacaacagaaacacagcagaggctGCTGAGGCcattttcctgtctctctctctctctctctctctctctctctctctctctctctctctctccctctctgtctctctctctctctctctctctctctctctgtctctctctctctctctctctctctctctctctctctctctctcgctctctctctctccctctcccccacaTTCCAGGGGAGTTCAGTCGCTcggggtgaaaacacacaccCTGTAAGAGGAgaagtgatggaggaggtggagttaaCGCTCAGTCGTCCCTCGGTCTCTTTACTTCAGCCACGACTCAGTTTTCCttatgtgaggaggaggaggaggaggaggaggaggagtgatggTGACGtgtgttcatttctttctcatccTCTGAAATCAACTGTTTTGAATTATTCTCTATAAGCTAATACAGTACAGCTCCACTCTGTTCCCTCCACCTCACTAGTGGATTCAGTGGTAACGACCCAAACTCATGTTTTATACccactgttgtgtgtttatcttgTTTAGCACATTACTCCTGAGACACGTTGTTACTGTGCATGACACATTTGTCTGGAATGAACAAACTCACTTCATCTTCAAAGTTGAACTCAATTTCTGAAGCTGAATTACAGGAAGATGAATCATCAAGACTACAGAGCAAAGTTATGTTGTTTTAACGATTCTAAATCCTCTGATATGATTCTGTAACTCACACAGTCCACGTTTGTGCAGCTTCAGCTGGAAAACATCTTTTCCTGCGGCAGGAAACCGCCTCTTTAAATAATGAACCTCATATAGAACGATGGTGACATCACAGATCATTATTCTGATAAACCTGAACATGAAGTCAAACTTTTCtatcttttattctgaagttaTTGAAGATTTACTTTCAAACCAGAAGCAGCTCGTGTTCCTCTCGTGATGCGAGTTGATGGGGAATCGGATTTTTCCACGGGGGgagggtgtgtgggggggtgggggggggggggggggggggtgtgtggtgggggggtggggaagAGTGTCTgaagcaaaaagagaaaactcttcttcttcttcttcttctacccACAATGCTTATGGTGACTCACATCGTCATCCAGGGGCGTCCAATCAGAGGAGACCTCCACCCCCCTCAcccaaatgtacacacacacacacacacacacacacacacacacacacacacaaacaactttgGTAATTGACATAACCTGAAATAAAATCCTGACCTTCACACAGACTTTTGAACGTGGGTCAGGAATCGAGCAGACGCCTCAATGTCCTCAGTCTGTaaggtggacacacacacacacacacacacacacacacacacacacacacacacacacacacacacacacacacagctggccTGCTGATGTTGATCTATATCAATGGCAGAAACTACTTTTAGTCAGAGGCTCTCCCCCCCACTGCGGTCGatgcccccccgcccccaccccTCACAGTCCAGAGAGACTGtccagaccaacacacacacacactttaacacaacGCTCCTGCTGAGTTGTGTGTTGGTCCAGTAAACTCTGGGCCTGTCTCCGACTCGGGggaatgtttctgtgtttctctgcgtGAAGCTTCTCCAGAGTCTCGTGAAGACGTGAGCGTCCACTCGTGGAACAGCTCTGAGTCAGGAAGGAGAtctgtctttccttttctccacAGGAGTTTTGATCCTTTTGAAACACTTGAGTCACAACAAAAACTAATAttggaaaacagaagaaagacaaaGGTACATCCTGTGTCTGAAATGGTTTTAAGAGTATAAGGAACCTCATCTCCCATGAACCTTTGAGAACGATCCTCTCcaatccagctgctgctgcttcttcttgaATTGAACCTTTAGTGATTTTCAcctttgtctcttttcctcGTGAGAACTGCAGCATGTTAGAAACCATGTGTCTGTGCGTCGGCCTGTGATGAGCTGGTTACACGTCCACGTTCTGACACGTGCACACGACCCTCAATGCTTTATACATGATATAAACATGATGTGTCTGTGGTGGATTCAGGTTTTACACACGTTGTGGGGACCTGAGTCtctcacattatggggacttgcaGTAAATCGTAGAGTTTTAAGGTTAAGATTAAATTAGTTTTAGGTTCATGTTGTGGTTAATGGGTCTGTGGTATCTCGTATCTCACTAACCTCGAGGTTAAGTGCAACTATGTGACTCACAGTTTTGttcttatattttaaaacagtcaGTACTGAGCTTGCTCTCTGATGAACTGTTAGTATGATCTTAGCGTGTTCACCTGTGATCGgttgtgtgtagttgtgtgtttgtcgaTCAGCTGGAACAATGTGGTACAGACACTTTTCTTTACCTTTGGTCTGGAAACACGACGCCTCCTTCCTTTAACCCGACCCTTCATCCTACAGGACACACCCCCCTCCCCGCCGCTCTTCTACCCTCAGCcgcccctccctccatccctctctcccccaaCACCCCAAATCTGCAGTGTTTTCCTACATGTGGCGACTGCGGCCGCTGATATCCACCCTTTCCACTGtcatttctctgtctgttcccACACCAGTAAAACCAGTGGACCAGTGGAACCAGTAAGAGAACCAGTGGAGGAACCAGTGGAGGAACCAGTGGAAGTCGGTGGGGCTGCAGGAGCCCAGggtctgtgtgagtgaatggGAGTTCTGGTTGTGTTAGTGCAGTTACTCATTGAGGCCACCAGGGGTCGTCAGAAAAGCTCCAGAGCTGCTCAGATCCTGGGTCCTGTTATAAACAGAGGATAATCACATTGTTACTCACACAACTGTCACACAACTGTCACACAACTGTCACACAACTGTCACACAACGACACTCGATATCTGACACCAGCGTTTCACTGACCTTGGACTCTCACACATGAACTCCGCAGAATGTCCGCACTGatgggtccggactttctgcggAGTTTCTCCTTCACGTATGAAGAAATGGGAAATTCTCCGCTCGGACCTGCAGAGCGTCCAGGTGAGGGGCGGAGCCACAGGCAGGACGTGGCGTATAGATTCCGCTCTGGAGATcacgtgtttctgtttgcaggaCAGCGACACCGGCGTCGTCCCTCATCACTGAAAGTTGACATCTGCGTCCTCTACGtaaatgtttcctcttcccATCCTGATTTATCtctgttcttgttgttgttgtttttccgtCGCATGTTGGAAACGCCAGCAACTTGACGtcctcctgaaattatctggagttcaatgcatgtctggaagcagcttcagTGTCACTCGGCTGCACAGTTGTGGTCATTGCAGCCGAAAGGGAAGATTCACCTCCATGATAGAAGTCACATGAGGGAAAAGTCTCATGGCTCTGGATTCTGACCAGCACATCTGGAGCTTTATCAATAAAGAAGAAGACAATACTTAAAGAATACTCTCTCACTTGTCTGAAGATGCTGCTTCTGCTTCAGTTCATTAAACTATCGGCTCCTCTGCATCACGTCTCCAGGAAATAACCAGATCCTGTCAACATCCCGCCCATGGCAGAGTTGGTGTGAGGCTCACATGAGCGGAGCCACTGATTCCAGGGTTCTGTTGAGGCTGTTCACTTTAGATTTACTTTATCATCCACCTCATCTGATCAGTAAATAACTAATTAACCAATTAAACACAAATGATATAGATCTGGAAAATACTGGTTCGTGTATTTGTCTTCAAATCCTGTGAAATATCTTCACAACTGTGTCGACTGAGACTTTGTGAAACTTCTGTTGTGGCCTCGCTCCATTTCTACCGGAAGGAAAACGTCTGATAGGGAAGAAGAATCGGAAAAGAAGGGAGAGATGAAACCaggccacagtgtgtgtgtgtgtgtgtgtgtgtgtgtgtgtgtgtgtgtgtgtgtgtgtgtgtgtgtgtgtgtgtgtgtctgtgtgtgttggccctCTGCTGATCTCATCAGCCACCtcagaaaccagcagctccgaTGTCTCAGAACAGAAGCAGCCAATAGCACACACATCTACTGTGGTATCGGCCAATCAGCAGCAGCCGTCAGTAGGAACCCGCCCACTTCCCTCAGCTCCGCCCACCAGTCGCTGCATCTGGAGAAGTTTCTTTTCAgagaattttctttttgtctcaaAGTGAAAAacctttgttgttttcactgcagatcCTTTCTGAGCTGAAAGTGGATTCAGAGGTTGATGAGACCGAGACACTCAGGGTTCTCCAGCAGAGACGAGGAACAATGAGGTGGAACATCAACACAAAACTATCTACTCATATATTCACCAAGTTTCCTGAGATGTGACATATGAGCTTCATCCAAACTTACACGAGTACGTTTAGAAACAGCTGAACTCTGCTGCAGACGCGTCGGACGTCCACACGACTCCAGAGTTTAGGCTGAAGCTCTTTAAAACAGAGAAGCTGGAAAACGCTGCTGGAGCCGATTTAGTTTAAAaccagaaactgagatgtttgtaaACGATGACGTAGACAAACATGGAGAATCACGAGTTCCCGACCCTGTTGTCGGAGACGAGATGGTATTCAAAGAATTTGCAACCTGAGTGGTGACGTGACGTGtttcaggcgtgttagtgtggacagagatgtcagtgaagccaaagcgtgttgatcgccccctggtggctggctgcagtacaggccataaaccccacctcctccatgttggcagtTGGGACAGGGACAAGGTCAAAGATTGTGTATTCTGTCAcattaggtagttcttatcacaccgatgtttgtgtgtctgataaATTgggttttagttatttgatgatgtaaaaaacAGGGCGAGTCTGACTCACAGTTGTTGAGAGTGTGAATCGTTGTGACCTGGCGACCTCGGCGTCATCGCTCGTGCACCGACTCTGATCCTCAATGATGCAACAGATGTCTGCGTTCGTATCAAGGATGTTTCGCATTTCTGCATcgctggaggaagtggagacaagtCCTCATGTCCAGTCCGTGAGAAACTGTCTCCACCCTCTGATTTCTGCAAACAGCTTATTTAAATCACAGGCTACTTACAGACGAAGCGATTAGCCACCGTACGATCGGGGCTTCTTCAATCAGGTTCATTCTAAGATTTTGAAAGTCATGTGTTGCACAGAAGCACCAGAGgctcattaaaataaagcagcTCACACTCTGCACAGGCTCTGACCTCGGCCCCGGAGCTTTTCCCCCCGTAGAGACGGCCCTGCCCGacagggagaagaaagaagcGGAGGCAGCTATAAAGAACAATTTGTAAAGCAAAGCCCCAGAAAACTCATTTAAAACACCACCTATAAAACTTCAAAAACAAGCAGGTCCAATCTAAGcagttcctcctcttcatcagcgAGATACAGCCTCTTTACCCACAAGCCCCCTGCTAACGTGGCTAAGTGCTAACAGAAAACAGCAGTGGCTTTAGGAGGTGGGGTGTTAATAGGCTCTCAGAGCGGCTAATATGGAAAGAAGGACTGTTTAAAACTtgctgagagggagagaaagaggagcataaaaagaggagaagaaaggagaggaagaggtgaccTGTGGCCCCCCGGTGTCGTACTGGAAACCACCAGAGGGGGGCCATTTTAAAACAACTCCATAAAGTGGTttaggagtgggggggggggcagcgtgGTGCCGCTGCTGACGTTTATATGTGTCCAGGTACCAAAGAGCCGGGGGCGCATTCAAAGATGGCCGCCTTCCGGCCTTGTGGCAGGAGCTGGCGTTCGGCGAAGAGACGAGTAAAACTCTGAGATCACGGGAAGAACGGACGGAAGAattcagactctggttcagatCGGAAAACCACGTTCTGTTTGTCAACAAATGTTCGCTGATGGTttgagcaaacaaacaaacaaacaagaaactctctctctctctctctctctctctctctctctctctctctctctctctctctctctctctctctctctctctctctctctctctctcacacaccagCAAGTGTTCCTGGTTTCTGAGGAAGCAGTAAACACACCAGGTATCCCAGCATGctccctgtttctcctccttgATCTTCTGATGTGTAAAACCCGACGCCGCCAGCGGCGCCGTGCCGACGCAGCGGGAGCGTGCACCcacatgtgcagcagcagtaaaatCAGCTCCAATGCTTTTTAATGAACGTCCACATCGACAGAATAACGGTGATGGAACCAGCTCCTGG is a window from the Hippoglossus hippoglossus isolate fHipHip1 chromosome 8, fHipHip1.pri, whole genome shotgun sequence genome containing:
- the LOC117765962 gene encoding cytochrome c oxidase assembly factor 3 homolog, mitochondrial, producing MEEKSSGPGDRTGTAAEKLRLLRQQELDLWRKNAPRLRRRNLITGLGIGAFVVGMFTYTILSVKQERIVEELDEESRIRIYRGPRTGANS